The window TAACAGCCTGGTCGGCTCGCAGAGGAAGCCCGTGATCTCAGCGCCCGAGAACCCTGTGCATGTCACGCATGTGGGCTACGACAGCACAACCGGCCAGTTTACCGTCAGTCCAGCCTTTGGTGGCATGTTCCGCGGCCACCTGAACCCCGCATGGCGATGCAGTTGCTGATGCTAATGTCCAACCAGGGATTGCCCAAAGAATGGCAGCGACTCATCAACGAAAGTGGCATCTccgagaaggagaggagagagaaccCTCAGACCATGATTGATGTCCTGACCTTCTACAAAGAGACCACCGAACGACCAGCTGAGGATCAATCCCTCGAGAAATTTCATAATGCTGCGGCAGATTCTCGCCAATATGCCGTCTCCCCGACATCACCCAACACATATCCCGGCAACTACTTTGgtatgattttttttttttttcttttttctttctttctctctttttctctctctctcttttcccaacTCTCTATTTCAAATTctatttgctttttctttgttattGTGATTGTCGAAGCAGCCGTCTAACTACCAGTTTGCCAATGCAGGAAGCTTTGAGAATCCCCGAGCACCACCTCCAGTCCCTGCCGGCAGCAGAGGTCATCCCTCCGGCCCGGTCAAGGAGATCATGCCGAGTCGACCAGCGCCGAAACCTCCGATCAGCATGAATAACCGGCCACTGCCGCCCGGCGCATATGCCACAAAAGATTCCGGCATCGGTATGAGCCAGTCGTCAGACGACAGCCGCTCAAAAGATGGCACCCCGACGATGCTTCCAGAAGAGCATAGATCACGGTCTAATTCTCGCACCAACGGCCTATCACCTTATACTCCCCAGACTCCTTCCCCCAGCACCGCCACCCAAGCCAATGTCTACCAGCAGCAgttgatgcagcagcaacaggagCAGGCCATGGCACAAGCCCAGGCTGCCATGACTGGACAGGTTGCCCGAGCTCCCAGCAAAAGACAACAATCTCCGCATATGGCGGCCGGTGCGGGATACGCTCGCGCCCCCGAAGCCAACGGCCATCATGCTgcgcagcgccagcagcctAGTCCCGGCGCaccagcggctgctgcaggcgCTCGCCCGCGACAGCGAGTCCGCCAGAGCAACGGCATGGACGTCGTGGCATCACTCAAGCGGATATGCAGCGAGGGTGACCCACGCAACATCTACAGAAGCTTCACCAAGATTGGTCAGGGTGCTTCTGGAGGCGTGTACACAGGCCATGAGAGAGGAACCAATAGATTGGTGGCTATCAAGCAAATGAAcctggagcagcagccgaAGAAGGATCTCATCATCAACGAAATCTTGGTGATGAAGGACAGCTCTCACCCGAACATTGTCAACTTCATCGACAGCTACCTCTGCGACGGCGAGCTTTGGGTGGTCATGGAGTACATGGAGGGTGGCAGTCTTACCGACGTTGTGACTTTCAACATCATGACAGAGGGACAGATTGCTTCCGTCTGCAGAGAGACATTACGGGGACTTCAGCATTTGCATTCCAAGGGCGTTATTCACCGTGATATCAAGTCTGACAACATTCTGCTGTCCAGCGATGGCAATATCAAGCTCAGTGAgtcattttctcttcttgccttATTTTCAGCTCaagtcccttttttttttcttttccacgCAATGCTAATCATATATCGCTCCAGCCGATTTCGGTTTCTGTGCGACCATCAACGAGGCCCAGAATAAGCGTACCACTATGGTTGGCACGCCTTACTGGATGGCCCCCGAGGTCGTCACGCGAAAGGAGTACGGCCGCAAAGTCGACATCTGGTCCCTGGGCATCATGGCCATCGAGATGATCGAGGGCGAGCCGCCGTACCTGACCGAGTCGCCCCTCCGCGCGCTGTGGCTGATTGCTACCAACGGTACGCCGCAGATCAAGAACGAGGGCGATCTGTCCCCGGTATTTAGAGATTTCTTGTATTTTGCATTAAAGGTGGATCCTGAGAAGCGAGCCAGTGCACATGATTTACTAAGAGTGAGCTTTTTGCCTTCCTTCCTTGCCCTTGATTATTTCGTTGTTGctgactctttttttctttttagcaTGAATTCATGAAATCATGTGTCGATTTATCACAACTGTCACCATTAGTAAGAGCAGCACGAGAGCAACGAGCCCAGGAGAAAGCTCGAAAAGGTTAAGCATTGTTTTATTATTCCACCTCATAaacccttctttcttccctctttgtTTAGAGGAAAACCAACAACAGCTAGAGGTGCCAaatccctctccctccttttttttaatcgtCATCaacggagaggaagaaaggaagaaacttACCTTGAATATTAGAGACGACTCTTTACTCTCCCCTAACCTAACCCCCTTTTCATCTCTCAATCCTCCTCACAATATTTCTACCAGCATGTTTTTACAGGAAAGGGGGGATTTTCTAAACTGGGGTTATTGCTATGTGTATCTAGAGCCGCAGGCTCCTCTTACCATGTGTTTGTTCCCATCTACTCTAT is drawn from Trichoderma asperellum chromosome 4, complete sequence and contains these coding sequences:
- the MST20 gene encoding Serine/threonine-protein kinase mst20, which translates into the protein MDRQSPPLNGNSQRRKLIKRPPSHQPYPRSSSGYDTESLDGKSSSSRNLRRAPSAPPVRSNASNGSSSPRPHPSSFQQRTNASPGLGQGEFSRTNRYRLSDPNQSDRRGNEDLIGAPFDGNSILNHIEATKFTSSPPPSLVKAATDPRFARPSPRTSASYGGAMDPTALEKSQAGRMADAGLMSPKRFSDEGKDSKPTTSRKKSGFSGFVNSLVGSQRKPVISAPENPVHVTHVGYDSTTGQFTGLPKEWQRLINESGISEKERRENPQTMIDVLTFYKETTERPAEDQSLEKFHNAAADSRQYAVSPTSPNTYPGNYFGSFENPRAPPPVPAGSRGHPSGPVKEIMPSRPAPKPPISMNNRPLPPGAYATKDSGIGMSQSSDDSRSKDGTPTMLPEEHRSRSNSRTNGLSPYTPQTPSPSTATQANVYQQQLMQQQQEQAMAQAQAAMTGQVARAPSKRQQSPHMAAGAGYARAPEANGHHAAQRQQPSPGAPAAAAGARPRQRVRQSNGMDVVASLKRICSEGDPRNIYRSFTKIGQGASGGVYTGHERGTNRLVAIKQMNLEQQPKKDLIINEILVMKDSSHPNIVNFIDSYLCDGELWVVMEYMEGGSLTDVVTFNIMTEGQIASVCRETLRGLQHLHSKGVIHRDIKSDNILLSSDGNIKLTDFGFCATINEAQNKRTTMVGTPYWMAPEVVTRKEYGRKVDIWSLGIMAIEMIEGEPPYLTESPLRALWLIATNGTPQIKNEGDLSPVFRDFLYFALKVDPEKRASAHDLLRHEFMKSCVDLSQLSPLVRAAREQRAQEKARKG